The Nocardioides campestrisoli genome includes a window with the following:
- a CDS encoding undecaprenyl-diphosphate phosphatase: MWDLFKAVVLGTIQGLTEFLPISSSAHLRIFPELFGWGDPGAAFTAVIQIGTELAVLIYFRKDIWNIGSSWVRSIFKPEYRGTLETRMGWFIIVGSLPIVVLGIALKDVIERDFRNLWIIATALVVMGVVLGIADRVSRNDRKIKNITLRDALLMGGAQALALIPGVSRSGATISMGRFLGFEREAATRFAFLLAIPAVVGAGLFELKEIPHGANSYGWGPTILATVVSFVVGYAAIAWLLRYVSTRSYTPFVIYRVVLGLATMALLTTGVLVA; this comes from the coding sequence ATGTGGGACTTGTTCAAGGCCGTGGTGCTCGGGACCATCCAGGGTCTGACGGAGTTCCTCCCGATCTCCAGCAGCGCCCACCTGCGGATCTTCCCCGAGCTCTTCGGGTGGGGAGACCCGGGTGCGGCGTTCACCGCGGTGATCCAGATCGGTACCGAGCTTGCGGTGCTGATCTACTTCCGCAAGGACATCTGGAACATCGGCAGCAGCTGGGTCAGGTCGATCTTCAAGCCCGAGTACCGCGGGACCCTCGAGACCCGGATGGGCTGGTTCATCATCGTCGGCTCGCTGCCGATCGTGGTGCTGGGCATCGCGCTGAAGGACGTGATCGAGCGCGACTTCCGCAACCTGTGGATCATCGCCACCGCGCTGGTCGTGATGGGTGTGGTCCTGGGCATCGCCGACCGGGTGAGCAGGAACGACCGCAAGATCAAGAACATCACCCTGCGTGACGCCCTGCTGATGGGTGGTGCCCAGGCACTCGCCCTCATCCCGGGAGTCTCCCGCTCGGGGGCGACCATCTCCATGGGTCGCTTCCTGGGCTTCGAGCGCGAGGCCGCGACCCGGTTCGCCTTCCTGCTGGCGATCCCCGCCGTGGTCGGCGCCGGTCTCTTCGAGCTGAAGGAGATCCCGCACGGAGCCAACAGCTACGGCTGGGGCCCGACGATCCTGGCCACCGTCGTCTCCTTCGTGGTCGGGTACGCCGCCATCGCCTGGCTGCTGCGCTACGTCTCGACCCGCTCCTACACCCCGTTCGTGATCTACCGGGTGGTCCTGGGCCTGGCGACGATGGCGCTGCTGACCACCGGCGTGCTGGTCGCCTGA
- a CDS encoding aldo/keto reductase produces MQQRMVGRSGLSVSRLGLGTMTWGRDTDEHEARDQLIAFAEAGGTLLDTAAGYGDGASESLIGSLLGDVVRRDEVVLATKAGVSRRGGERHVDTSRGALLRALDGSLRRLGVDHVDLWQVHVWSDAAPLEETLAALDTAVASGRVAYAGISNYTGWQSAQAVTWQRAWPGRAPLVSTQVEYSLLSRDVEFEVVPAAQALGLGIFPWSPLGRGVLTGKYRTGTPSDSAGATPHFADRVGSYLDDRGRRVVEAVVRAGEGLGWSPLEVALVWVRDRPGVTAPLLGARTAAQLHDALGVEELALPPEIVAALDDVSAD; encoded by the coding sequence ATGCAGCAGCGCATGGTCGGTCGGTCCGGCCTCTCCGTCTCCCGGCTCGGTCTCGGCACCATGACCTGGGGGCGTGACACCGACGAGCACGAGGCCCGCGACCAGCTGATCGCGTTCGCCGAGGCCGGCGGAACCCTCCTGGACACCGCGGCGGGCTACGGCGACGGTGCCTCCGAGTCGCTGATCGGCAGCCTGCTCGGCGACGTCGTACGGCGCGACGAGGTCGTGCTGGCCACCAAGGCCGGGGTGAGCCGACGCGGGGGCGAGCGGCACGTGGACACCTCGCGCGGCGCACTGCTCCGCGCCCTGGACGGCTCGCTGCGCCGGCTGGGCGTGGACCACGTCGACCTCTGGCAGGTGCACGTGTGGAGCGACGCCGCCCCGCTGGAGGAGACCCTGGCGGCGTTGGACACCGCGGTCGCCTCCGGACGCGTCGCCTACGCCGGCATCTCCAACTACACCGGGTGGCAGAGCGCGCAGGCGGTCACCTGGCAGCGGGCGTGGCCCGGACGGGCGCCGCTGGTCTCCACCCAGGTGGAGTACAGCCTGCTCAGCCGCGACGTGGAGTTCGAGGTGGTCCCGGCGGCCCAAGCGCTGGGGCTGGGCATCTTCCCCTGGTCGCCCTTGGGCCGCGGCGTGCTCACCGGGAAGTACCGCACCGGCACGCCGTCGGACTCCGCGGGCGCCACCCCGCACTTCGCCGACCGGGTCGGCTCCTACCTCGACGACCGCGGGCGGCGGGTCGTGGAGGCCGTCGTCCGCGCGGGCGAGGGCCTGGGCTGGAGCCCGCTCGAAGTCGCCCTGGTCTGGGTCCGCGACCGACCGGGGGTCACCGCGCCCCTGCTCGGCGCGCGGACGGCCGCCCAGCTGCACGACGCCCTGGGCGTGGAGGAGCTGGCCCTGCCGCCGGAGATCGTGGCGGCCCTCGACGACGTGTCGGCGGACTGA
- a CDS encoding DUF7507 domain-containing protein: protein MPNLRRAIVWIIASLMTTATLVVAPEALRAPASADPPTGGTTIVSETFTGSSVPDPAWTVQGETCLTGATTGPAPGEAQIPTCAGNRVGDVPPTGTPGYLQLTDESLQSAGSILYNRPVPATAGVSITFDQFQYGGTGADGIGFFLVDGSTDLTDPGGAGGSLGYAQRTAEGGSEPGIVGGVLGVGLDAFGNYYDDGEDRGAGCPADQRSPSTAEGAVAPNVITVRGPGEGTTGYCYLGSTTPTNPADPDKPGTTLSGTLRARTLAASWRQVNVQVTPAPDPRVIVQVRYNPANPASPWVTELDIPAPSDLPSTYKFGLSGSTGGQNDVHLIRNAVVQTVNPLSALQLEKQVDRTGDPLPAVITAGTQIPYQYTVTNAGSETLSTLSIADDQITGPITCDSTTLPPAPATGSTTVCRGTYTVTADDVDAGEVVNTATATAVNPGGDDVTSPEATVTVPLVSSLALEKSVATDPPYSAGQVVEYSYTVTNTGGSTVTNVAVTDDLVTSADLVCESNVLAPAASTTCSGSYQVDTGQADPAGNIVNTAIATGVTPIGQDVESPEAQARIPVNTDIAVTKTIDEPTPDVGETVTFTVTATNNGPAAATDVVIEDQLPGGRLTLLSSSTAGPQASTYSATTGEWSIPALAVGNAVTLTITARVETNGVVSNTASLAELTQVDTDASNNSATVTLDARSLDLAVTKQVVGRNQVAAGETVTFRVTVTNEGPRPGTGITLSDPLPPGLDYRPGDSGGTGTYSPETDTWDVGSLAVGDSASFDFVLDTTVPGTFTNVASLATVSPVDVNSANNSASAGVEVRAPVADLAVVKGVSPQEAVVGETVTYSVTVLNRGPDPVAGIYVTDTGAEGVTVLDTEASQGTVDVPGLRWDVGTLAPGGSAELRITARLETVGTKVNVATVNAPYLDDANPEDNESTATVTTVAPAVDVGVTKSVDRAEGPGSTSDIPLGQDAVFTLTATNNPVAGQPATTVTNAVFADVLEEGLTFVSSTGDGTFDPETGTWSVDSLAVGATVTRTIRVTGTQVGQRTNTLALSTLDQRDTDPTNNSASATPEFVELADLEIDKEVQPAVAQPGDTVVYTIAVTNNGPNATDDITAADPAITAATIVDSTADVGTFDDELRIWTIPRLESGETATLRVSVRTSAAASGTYRNLVVIQESRVEDPEPDNNTAFTDLFVPAADIAVDKTVDEPNPVLGGTVTFAVGVRNLGPDTATGVTVDDRLPAGLTYVSSSATRGTYDPATGTWDIGDLAPLDPPSGGPQALLRITARASEAGAFPNTATSDRSDSFPYDPDPSNNTSRAVVTAGQAPGLTVEKSASPSTVTAAGQRVTYSFLVTNTGNVPVSGVAIAEDAFTGSGELPTPTCPAEAARLAPGASVVCTSTYTVTTADLRGEGLRNTARATGTDVTGGGVASPPDGATVTVDQPAAPRIRTRTSQKRVEPREEFHDRVRISGLARDTTVQATARLYGPFRSRAAASCGRQNLARTVTWRARSGWTKSPRVSVAAPGVYTWKVTTRATPANQAASTRCGLASETTTVAKPSYHVPVVDGGFSGIRGGPEAARVARTVIRALGFGLKARVVPTTIKRGRMQLPSDVAVTAWLNRSAGFGDRIGTAVVAGHVSDWYDRPGAMWGLRRAEPGQKVTVRSAGKNYRYQVTEVKKYDRTRKLPSRFFRTTGAHRLVLISCTDRVVYRNGRFHYTKYRVVVTKPVRGQ, encoded by the coding sequence GTGCCGAACCTGCGTCGTGCCATCGTCTGGATCATCGCGTCTCTGATGACGACCGCCACCCTGGTGGTGGCGCCCGAGGCGCTGCGCGCCCCCGCGTCTGCCGACCCGCCCACGGGCGGGACGACGATCGTCTCCGAGACGTTCACCGGTTCCTCGGTCCCCGACCCGGCCTGGACGGTCCAGGGCGAGACCTGCCTGACCGGTGCCACCACGGGTCCGGCCCCCGGCGAGGCCCAGATCCCCACCTGTGCGGGCAACCGTGTCGGTGACGTGCCTCCGACGGGCACACCCGGCTACCTCCAGCTGACGGACGAGAGCCTCCAGTCCGCGGGCAGCATCCTCTACAACCGGCCTGTTCCCGCCACGGCGGGTGTCTCCATCACCTTCGACCAGTTCCAGTACGGCGGGACGGGGGCCGACGGCATCGGCTTCTTCCTCGTCGACGGCTCCACCGACCTGACCGATCCCGGCGGTGCCGGCGGCAGCCTCGGGTACGCCCAGCGAACGGCGGAGGGCGGCTCCGAGCCAGGAATCGTGGGCGGCGTCCTCGGCGTGGGGCTGGACGCCTTCGGCAACTACTACGACGACGGCGAGGACCGGGGTGCCGGCTGTCCCGCCGACCAGCGCTCTCCTTCGACCGCCGAGGGTGCCGTGGCGCCGAACGTGATCACGGTCAGGGGGCCGGGCGAGGGCACCACTGGCTACTGCTACCTCGGCTCGACGACGCCGACGAACCCGGCCGACCCGGACAAGCCCGGCACCACGCTCAGCGGGACGCTGCGCGCCCGGACCCTGGCTGCGTCCTGGCGTCAGGTGAACGTCCAGGTCACCCCCGCTCCCGACCCGCGCGTGATCGTCCAGGTGCGCTACAACCCGGCGAACCCCGCCTCGCCCTGGGTCACCGAGCTCGACATCCCGGCCCCGAGCGACCTGCCGAGCACCTACAAGTTCGGTCTCTCCGGCTCGACCGGAGGACAGAACGACGTGCACCTGATCCGCAACGCCGTGGTGCAGACCGTGAACCCGCTCTCCGCGCTGCAGCTGGAGAAGCAGGTCGACCGGACCGGGGACCCGCTGCCCGCCGTGATCACGGCCGGCACGCAGATCCCGTACCAGTACACGGTGACCAATGCCGGCAGCGAGACGCTGTCCACGCTCTCGATCGCCGACGACCAGATCACCGGACCCATCACCTGTGACAGCACCACGCTGCCACCTGCCCCGGCGACCGGCTCGACCACGGTCTGTCGCGGCACCTACACCGTCACGGCCGACGACGTCGACGCAGGCGAGGTGGTCAACACCGCCACGGCCACCGCTGTGAACCCGGGCGGGGACGACGTCACCTCGCCCGAGGCCACCGTGACCGTGCCGCTGGTGTCCAGCCTCGCGCTGGAGAAGAGCGTCGCGACTGACCCGCCGTACAGCGCGGGCCAGGTGGTCGAGTACTCCTACACCGTCACCAACACCGGTGGCTCCACGGTGACCAACGTCGCGGTCACCGACGACCTCGTCACCTCGGCAGACCTGGTGTGCGAGTCGAACGTGCTGGCCCCAGCAGCGTCGACGACCTGCAGCGGAAGCTATCAGGTGGACACCGGACAGGCCGATCCCGCCGGGAACATCGTGAACACCGCGATCGCCACCGGTGTCACCCCGATCGGTCAGGACGTCGAGTCGCCCGAGGCGCAGGCCAGGATCCCGGTGAACACCGACATCGCCGTCACCAAGACGATCGACGAGCCGACCCCGGACGTGGGGGAGACCGTGACCTTCACCGTCACGGCGACCAACAACGGGCCGGCGGCCGCGACCGACGTGGTGATCGAGGACCAGCTGCCCGGCGGGCGGCTGACCCTGCTGTCCTCCTCCACCGCCGGGCCCCAGGCCTCCACCTACTCGGCCACCACCGGGGAGTGGTCGATCCCGGCTCTGGCGGTGGGCAACGCGGTCACCCTGACGATCACGGCCCGCGTCGAGACCAACGGGGTGGTGTCGAACACCGCGAGCCTGGCCGAGCTCACCCAGGTCGACACCGACGCGTCCAACAACAGTGCGACGGTGACCCTGGACGCCCGGTCCCTGGACCTGGCCGTGACCAAGCAGGTCGTGGGGCGCAACCAGGTGGCCGCCGGTGAGACCGTCACCTTCCGGGTGACCGTCACCAACGAGGGGCCTCGCCCCGGCACCGGGATCACCCTGAGCGACCCCCTGCCACCGGGCCTGGACTACCGCCCCGGCGACTCGGGCGGCACGGGCACCTACTCGCCCGAGACCGACACGTGGGACGTCGGGTCGCTGGCGGTCGGGGACTCCGCGTCCTTCGACTTCGTGCTCGACACCACCGTGCCCGGGACGTTCACCAACGTGGCCAGCCTCGCCACCGTCTCACCGGTCGACGTCAACAGCGCGAACAACTCCGCCTCGGCCGGGGTGGAGGTGCGCGCGCCGGTCGCCGATCTGGCGGTCGTGAAGGGCGTCTCGCCGCAGGAGGCCGTCGTCGGGGAGACGGTCACCTACTCGGTCACCGTCCTCAACCGTGGCCCCGACCCGGTCGCGGGGATCTACGTCACCGACACGGGCGCCGAGGGCGTCACCGTGCTGGACACCGAAGCCTCCCAGGGGACGGTGGACGTGCCGGGCCTCCGGTGGGACGTGGGGACCCTTGCCCCCGGCGGCTCCGCCGAGCTCCGGATCACCGCGCGGCTCGAGACGGTCGGCACCAAGGTCAACGTCGCCACCGTCAACGCCCCCTACCTGGACGACGCCAACCCGGAGGACAACGAGTCCACCGCGACGGTCACCACAGTGGCCCCGGCGGTCGACGTGGGCGTGACGAAGTCCGTGGACCGGGCCGAAGGGCCCGGTTCGACCTCGGACATCCCGCTGGGCCAGGACGCCGTCTTCACCCTCACCGCCACCAACAACCCGGTGGCGGGCCAGCCGGCGACCACGGTGACGAACGCCGTCTTCGCCGACGTGCTGGAGGAAGGACTGACGTTCGTCTCCTCCACCGGTGACGGGACGTTCGACCCCGAGACCGGCACCTGGAGCGTCGACTCGCTCGCCGTCGGGGCCACGGTCACCCGCACCATCCGGGTCACCGGCACCCAGGTGGGACAGCGCACCAACACGCTCGCCCTGAGCACGCTGGACCAGCGCGACACCGACCCGACGAACAACTCCGCCTCCGCGACGCCGGAGTTCGTCGAGCTGGCCGACCTGGAGATCGACAAGGAGGTCCAGCCCGCGGTGGCCCAGCCCGGGGACACGGTGGTCTACACGATCGCCGTGACGAACAACGGCCCCAACGCCACCGACGACATCACGGCGGCCGACCCGGCGATCACCGCGGCGACCATCGTGGACAGCACGGCCGACGTCGGCACCTTCGACGACGAGCTGCGGATCTGGACGATCCCTCGGCTGGAGTCGGGTGAGACTGCGACGCTGCGGGTCTCCGTCCGCACGAGTGCCGCCGCGTCGGGCACCTACCGCAACCTGGTGGTGATCCAGGAGTCCCGGGTCGAGGACCCGGAGCCGGACAACAACACCGCGTTCACCGACCTCTTCGTTCCGGCCGCCGACATCGCCGTGGACAAGACGGTCGACGAGCCGAACCCCGTGCTCGGCGGGACCGTGACGTTCGCCGTCGGCGTCCGGAACCTGGGGCCCGACACGGCGACGGGTGTGACCGTCGACGACCGGCTGCCCGCAGGACTCACCTACGTCAGCAGCTCTGCCACCCGGGGGACCTACGACCCGGCAACCGGCACCTGGGACATCGGTGACCTGGCCCCGCTCGATCCGCCGTCGGGAGGTCCCCAGGCGCTGCTGCGGATCACCGCGCGGGCCAGCGAGGCGGGGGCCTTCCCCAACACCGCGACCTCGGACCGGTCCGACTCGTTCCCCTACGACCCGGACCCGAGCAACAACACCAGCCGGGCCGTGGTGACCGCCGGTCAGGCCCCCGGGCTGACGGTGGAGAAGTCCGCCAGTCCCAGCACCGTGACGGCGGCCGGCCAGCGCGTGACCTACTCGTTCCTGGTCACCAACACCGGCAACGTCCCGGTCAGTGGGGTGGCCATCGCGGAGGACGCCTTCACCGGGTCCGGGGAGCTTCCCACGCCGACGTGCCCCGCCGAGGCGGCCCGACTGGCTCCCGGAGCGAGCGTGGTCTGCACGAGCACCTACACGGTCACGACCGCCGACCTCCGAGGTGAAGGGCTGCGCAACACGGCGCGGGCGACCGGCACGGACGTCACCGGGGGAGGGGTCGCCTCCCCGCCCGACGGAGCGACCGTGACCGTGGACCAGCCCGCCGCGCCCCGGATCCGCACCCGCACCTCGCAGAAGCGGGTCGAGCCCCGGGAGGAGTTCCACGACCGGGTGCGCATCAGCGGGCTCGCTCGCGACACCACGGTCCAGGCCACCGCGCGCCTGTACGGCCCGTTCCGTTCACGCGCCGCGGCCTCGTGCGGCCGCCAGAACCTGGCCCGCACCGTCACCTGGCGCGCCCGCTCCGGGTGGACGAAGAGCCCGCGGGTGAGCGTTGCGGCGCCGGGCGTCTACACCTGGAAGGTGACGACCCGCGCGACCCCGGCGAACCAGGCCGCCTCGACCCGGTGCGGCCTCGCCTCCGAGACGACCACCGTGGCCAAGCCCTCGTACCACGTGCCGGTGGTGGACGGAGGATTCTCAGGCATCCGAGGCGGCCCGGAGGCGGCCCGTGTCGCCAGGACCGTGATCCGTGCCCTCGGCTTCGGCCTCAAGGCTCGGGTCGTCCCCACGACGATCAAGCGGGGCCGGATGCAGCTCCCCTCGGACGTGGCGGTCACGGCCTGGCTGAACCGGTCCGCCGGGTTCGGCGACAGGATCGGCACCGCCGTGGTCGCGGGTCACGTCTCCGACTGGTACGACAGGCCCGGTGCCATGTGGGGACTCCGTCGCGCCGAGCCCGGGCAGAAGGTGACCGTGCGCTCGGCCGGGAAGAACTACCGCTATCAGGTGACAGAGGTCAAGAAGTACGACCGGACGCGGAAGCTGCCCTCACGGTTCTTCCGCACGACGGGGGCTCACCGGCTGGTGCTGATCAGCTGCACCGACCGCGTCGTCTACCGCAACGGCCGCTTCCACTACACCAAGTACCGCGTGGTCGTCACCAAGCCGGTGCGGGGTCAGTAG
- the corA gene encoding magnesium/cobalt transporter CorA — translation MIVDNAVYRAGHRIEHDKSVDDVVGVSATRQPGDFQWVGLHDPAHDEMQSVASTFGLHPLAVDDAVNAHQRPKLERYDEMIFMVVKTLWYVDELDAVETGEIAVFVGADYVVTVRHGDGSDLQASRRDLESRARLLAHGPTAVLYAVCDKVVDDYELVAAGLEVDIDEIETSVFSGSRDVRSRDAERIYTLKREIAEVRRAAHPLREPMRLLSIGHVLHVSDEGMEYFRDVSDHLIRFCESVDSMDSLLSSAFDAHVSQISLQQNEDMRKISAAAALVVVPTLIAGVYGMNFDYMPELGWHYGYPFSLAMMIGVAAGLYVWFKKVGWL, via the coding sequence GTGATCGTGGACAACGCGGTGTACCGGGCCGGGCACCGGATCGAGCACGACAAGTCGGTCGACGACGTCGTCGGCGTCTCTGCGACCCGGCAGCCGGGTGACTTCCAGTGGGTGGGCCTGCACGACCCCGCACACGACGAGATGCAGTCGGTCGCCTCGACCTTCGGGCTGCACCCCCTCGCCGTGGACGACGCGGTCAACGCCCACCAGCGACCCAAGCTGGAGCGCTACGACGAGATGATCTTCATGGTGGTCAAGACGCTCTGGTACGTCGACGAGCTGGACGCCGTGGAGACCGGCGAGATCGCGGTCTTCGTCGGTGCCGACTACGTGGTCACGGTCCGGCACGGCGACGGCTCGGACCTGCAGGCGTCCCGGCGCGACCTGGAGTCGCGGGCCCGGCTGCTGGCGCACGGTCCCACCGCGGTGCTCTACGCGGTCTGCGACAAGGTGGTCGACGACTACGAGCTGGTGGCCGCCGGGCTCGAGGTCGACATCGACGAGATCGAGACCTCGGTCTTCTCCGGCTCGCGTGACGTCAGGTCCCGCGACGCCGAGCGGATCTACACCCTCAAGCGCGAGATCGCCGAGGTCCGCCGGGCCGCCCACCCTCTGCGCGAGCCGATGCGCCTGCTCTCCATCGGACACGTGCTGCACGTCTCGGACGAGGGCATGGAGTACTTCCGCGACGTCTCGGACCACCTGATCAGGTTCTGCGAGTCCGTCGACTCCATGGACTCGCTGCTCTCCAGCGCCTTCGACGCCCACGTCTCGCAGATCTCGTTGCAGCAGAACGAGGACATGCGGAAGATCTCCGCAGCCGCGGCGCTGGTCGTCGTCCCGACCCTGATCGCCGGCGTCTACGGGATGAACTTCGACTACATGCCGGAGCTGGGGTGGCACTACGGCTACCCGTTCTCCCTGGCGATGATGATCGGCGTCGCCGCGGGCCTCTACGTGTGGTTCAAGAAGGTGGGCTGGCTGTAG
- a CDS encoding M20/M25/M40 family metallo-hydrolase, which yields MGNVEEREYADRNHDPAAEVVDLCRDLVRIDTSNYGDDSGPGERKAAEHVAALLDEVGIDCEVVEGAPGRTSLVARWGGIEGDALLLHGHLDVVPAAAEDWTHDPFAGEIADGYLWGRGTVDMKDFDAMLLSVVRARVRSGRVPERPIVLAFTADEEAGGHQGAEVIVRDRPDLLEGCTEAVGEVGGFTTTVRGQRIYLIEAAEKGMAWMRLRARGTAGHGSMVNHDNAVTELAGAVARIGAHRWPVRLTPAMEVLLASVAQLAGTEATPENAEALVEEFESSTRMLGAVIRNTVNPTMLQAGYKVNVIPTEATAHVDGRFLPGYEDEFFATLDELCGPHVTREFISHQQPWESPTEGRLMDAMTRSILAEDPDGIVAPYLMSGGTDAKHFRRLGMSSYGFAPLRLPADLDFGSLFHGVDERVPVDALEFGARVFDRFLDEV from the coding sequence ATGGGCAACGTCGAGGAGCGCGAGTACGCCGACCGGAACCACGACCCCGCGGCGGAGGTCGTGGACCTGTGCCGGGACCTGGTCCGGATCGACACGTCCAACTACGGGGACGACTCCGGGCCGGGGGAGCGGAAGGCGGCCGAGCACGTCGCGGCCCTGCTGGACGAGGTCGGGATCGACTGCGAGGTGGTCGAGGGAGCGCCCGGGCGGACGTCGCTGGTCGCGCGGTGGGGCGGCATCGAGGGCGACGCCCTGCTGCTGCACGGGCACCTGGACGTCGTCCCGGCGGCCGCGGAGGACTGGACCCACGACCCGTTCGCCGGGGAGATCGCGGACGGGTACCTGTGGGGCCGGGGCACGGTCGACATGAAGGACTTCGACGCGATGCTGCTCTCGGTGGTCCGCGCGCGGGTCCGGTCCGGCCGGGTGCCCGAGCGTCCCATCGTGCTGGCCTTCACCGCCGACGAGGAGGCGGGCGGTCACCAGGGCGCCGAGGTGATCGTCCGGGACCGGCCCGACCTGCTCGAGGGGTGCACCGAGGCGGTCGGCGAGGTCGGCGGGTTCACCACCACCGTGCGCGGCCAGCGGATCTACCTGATCGAGGCCGCGGAGAAGGGAATGGCCTGGATGCGGCTGCGCGCCCGCGGCACCGCCGGGCACGGCTCGATGGTGAACCACGACAACGCGGTCACCGAGCTGGCGGGCGCGGTGGCCCGGATCGGGGCCCACCGGTGGCCGGTCCGGCTGACCCCGGCGATGGAGGTGCTGCTCGCCTCGGTGGCGCAGCTCGCCGGGACCGAGGCGACCCCGGAGAACGCCGAGGCGCTGGTCGAGGAGTTCGAGAGCTCCACCCGGATGCTCGGCGCAGTCATCCGCAACACCGTCAACCCGACGATGCTGCAGGCCGGCTACAAGGTCAACGTCATCCCGACCGAGGCCACCGCGCACGTCGACGGGCGGTTCCTGCCGGGCTACGAGGACGAGTTCTTCGCCACCCTCGACGAGCTGTGCGGACCGCACGTGACCCGGGAGTTCATCAGCCACCAGCAGCCCTGGGAGTCGCCGACCGAGGGCCGGCTGATGGACGCGATGACCCGCTCCATCCTGGCCGAGGACCCCGACGGCATCGTGGCGCCGTACCTGATGAGCGGGGGCACGGACGCCAAGCACTTCCGTCGTCTCGGGATGTCGTCCTACGGGTTCGCGCCGTTGCGGCTGCCCGCCGACCTCGACTTCGGGTCGCTCTTCCACGGGGTGGACGAGCGGGTCCCGGTCGATGCGCTCGAGTTCGGCGCCCGGGTCTTCGACCGCTTCCTCGACGAGGTCTGA
- a CDS encoding DUF5703 family protein, which translates to MSRVLRRPTRPGVEWEFDSVTYPPEVSRNTVRQLLVERAEHGGWELARVRIAADGMRRVVLRRKIIRQTRPTFY; encoded by the coding sequence ATGAGCCGGGTGCTGCGCCGGCCGACCAGGCCCGGGGTGGAGTGGGAGTTCGACTCGGTCACCTACCCCCCGGAGGTCTCCCGCAACACCGTGCGTCAACTGCTCGTGGAGCGTGCCGAGCACGGTGGCTGGGAGCTGGCGCGGGTCCGGATCGCGGCTGACGGCATGCGCCGGGTGGTGCTGCGGCGCAAGATCATCCGTCAGACGCGCCCGACCTTCTACTGA